A window from Cryptomeria japonica chromosome 1, Sugi_1.0, whole genome shotgun sequence encodes these proteins:
- the LOC131858643 gene encoding uncharacterized protein LOC131858643 has translation MEFDSDSNEIVFVGPIMETDERNIIDHTTSMASRPPNVQKEIELIHAWINNPHADPLQMIDWPAIGVSPINEYVTLGLLDMAFPALFADGISVILVGDLNQLPLVRDRPAYDSNRRAKLLLEDFKIVVTLEKIFRQDGEEIQQKQFHELLTNMREAHPTINDWKLLMSRTNSNLTAPMNEEFDNNIHLFSTNDNVYNHNRKKLYLLKQPMARSVATKSRNVSAMEGSWQDELDMELLISKNARVMLTTNLWIEVGLVNGALGYVENIVYKPGSMPLEPPTYVMVKFDTYSGIPFDAQIPQTVPISATHRGSTTHIPLRLAWAMTIHKSQGLTLEKATIDIGPTERT, from the exons ATGGAATTTGATTCTGATTCAAATGAAATAGTATTTGTTGGTCCGATTATGGAGAcagatgaaagaaacataatagatCACACTACTTCGATGGCTTCAAGACCACCTAATGTGCAAAAAGAAATAGAATTAATCCATGCATGGATTAATAACCCACACGCAGATCCTTTACAAATGATTGATTGGCCTGCAATTGGTGTGTCTCCAATTAACGAATATGTCACACTAGGATTACTTGACATGGCATTCCCAGCATTGTTTGCTGATG gtATTTCTGTGATTTTAGTTGGAGATCTAAATCAGTTGCCTCTGGTTAGAGATAGACCAGCATATGACAGCAACAGACGAGCAAAACTATTGTTGGAAGACTTCAAAATTGTGGTAACGCTGGAAAAAATATTTAGACAAGATGGAGAAGAAATACAACAAAAGCAATTTCATGAACTATTGACAAACATGAGAGAAGCACACCCTACTATTAATGATTGGAAGTTGTTAATGTCAAGAACAAATAGTAATCTTACTGCACCAATGAATGAAGAGTTTGACAATAACATTCATTTATTCTCCACAAATGATAATGTTTACAATCATAacagaaaaaaattatatttactaAAACAACCCATGGCACGCAGTGTTGcaacaaaatctagaaatgttAGTGCAATGGAAGGGAGTTGGCAGGATGAACTTGATATGGAATTACTGATCTCAAAGAATGCAAGAGTAATGTTAACTACTAATCTATGGATAGAAGTGGGTCTTGTAAATGGAgctttgggatatgttgaaaatattGTATACAAACCTGGAAGTATGCCACTAGAACCACCAACGTATGTAATGGTTAAGTTTGATACTTACTCTGGAATACCATTCGATGCTCAAATCCCACAAACAGTTCCTATCAGTGCAACACATAGAGGATCTACGACCCATATACCATTGAGATTGGCTTGGGCAATGACAATACACAAATCACAAGGTCTAACACTTGAAAAAGCCACAATTGATATAGGTCCAACTGAAAGAACATGA